AGCGGTGAGTGGGTGAATGCTTGTAATGTTGAGCTCCTGGTGGATTGTGTGAGTCATTAATGTGCTTCAACGTGGGTTCAAGGACCTTAAAATGGTCATTATTGATACAAAGGACAAAAAggcaatttctttcttttttttttttttttagtattagTTGGCAGCAATCCTAAATCAAAACATGCGTCAGCTACAGCACAATTAATATATGATGATTTAAGTCTAAAAAGAACAAGAGGTCAAAGAAGTGCTTTTGGCTTCAGGCTTTAGCATAACATAATATGCTCTTTAtctcagtttctcctccatCCTGTCTGTGCAGTGTGGTTTGCATGTTCGGGAGAAAGATTGCCTAAGTGGTCTTGTTCTCTGGGGACCTGGAAATTGACAGCAAACTAAGTAAAACCGGTTGTTAAATAATGCATCAGAAGATCCTGTCTGTTACATGAAATCACTCCCAGCTTCGACAAGAGTGACGTCTCTGTGTGGCTTCAGCTTTAAAGTGTAATGTCTGATCTGTGTCTCTCCACAGAGTGTATGGACCCAGGTGATGATCCATGATGATGCTCTCTGAAGGGTCTCTCTGAGCTGAAATTCACCATCGTAGGACctgtggatgaagaggaggtggtggatCTGCTCGCGGACGCTGAGACCATGGTGAAAGCTCGGCGGAGCCAGCCTGTGAAATGCAGTAAGCCCCCAAAAGAGAAGGCAAGCAAGGAGAAAGGAGGTGGtgtgaaaaaagggaaagaaagaaagaatgagttgagaggaaagaaaaggaaggataAGAAAGAGTCACATCGACATAGAAAGAAGACACTGGCGGTGGGTGATGGAGAAGCACTAGACTGTTGTGTCCTGCTCACCCGTCTAGAGGAGAAAGGAGTTGTGGGTAAAGAAAAGGATGCACCAAAAATGGGGAAACAAAAGAGCGTTAAAGTCAAAAAGAAGCTGCACTCCAGCTCCATTCAAAGACGGACCAAATCTGGACTTAAGAAAACTtccacagccaatcagcaagCACTGGAACCAAAAATCAACCAATCGGACGCCTTATTCATGTTGCCCGCAGCAGTCTTTGAGCCCCGCAGGCGGAGAATTGCGTCTCTCAATGCTGAGGCTGTCAACAGCTTGCTGCTCTACAGAGACGATTCTCTCACGTCAAATCTGTCAAAGAAACGTCAGCCTTCTAATGAAGATCCAGCTAAAGATAGTCTCGCTAAAACTGAACATAGAGGTCATAAAACCAAAAAGGTTCCTCCGGGAGGTACAGTGGGCACAAAAGAAAGACCTAAAAAGCAGAAGCGATCAGCAGCGGAGGCTCAGAACATCGACTGGTTGACTTTGTTTGCACCAACGCCTCGGCGTCAGGCCGGCCTCACCGCTGCAACGCTGCTCAAACTCACCAGTGCTGTGTATGGAACCAAACGGCAAAAAAAGATGGAGTCCAAGCCGGGCAGTGGAAGTGAAGCAGCATCTACGACTCAGGATGAGAGTAGTGGTAAGGCAGTGTGTGGAGGAACAACACTGACCAAAAGAACAACACATCCCAAACATGAGGACCAACTAAAGCACAGAAAACAGGGTACAGAGGATCCGGTTCATTCCCAGCTGGGCTCTACCATCCAGGGATGCTGTAGTTTGTGTAAAAGTGAGGCTTTGGATCCAGAGTGGAAGGGAgccacaggaggagaggagtgtcTGAAACATGCGCTCCACTGTGGCTCTTCTCTGGGATTCTCCTTGAAAACAATCaaagaggagcaggtggagaccGAAGTGTCTTCCTGCTACTGCTGCTCCCAGGAGAGGTGTGTCGAGTACTGTCACAGACTGGCCCTCTTCCTGGAGGACAAGACCTTCAAGGAACCGGAGGACGGCTCGCTGTCCGAGGTgttccaccaccaccatcaccaccaccatcatcatcaccaccatcttcAGTCCCCCCACTCTGTAGCCCACCCAGCAGCCATAACCATCAGCCCACACACGTACACCTGTTTCCCTGGCTACTACGTCCACTTCAGCCACCCGGACAACTCCCCCTCTCCCATACCCCCCCTCACTTTATGCCCAAGAAGCGGCAAGAGACCCAAGCTGCTCCCCAGCACCGGTCCGCAGCCCTCAGGGATTACCCATCCAGTGTACTGCTGCACCTCAGTGGAGGCGTGCTACGGAGAGCCCTGCAGGATCAACGGCTACTCTTCTTATACCAGTGTGATTCCAGCCATCACCAGAGGAGGGTGCTCCTTCAGCCAGACGGACTGCACCACGTGTAACCACGGCATCAAAAGAGGTGAGCGGACAGAAGATTGACGTTACGAGGTTGACTTTTTGTTGAAGAATTCAACAGGCCAGGTTGATGCACAGGTATCTGTCTTGATGGCACTTATGTAACGACGCTGATAACTTCCTCTAGTGCCTCAGATTTGAGGCAAATGGACGGGACAGTGTCCATCATCTGTTTGACTTTTGAATGGTCAAAGGATGTGTTTAGTGCAGAGTGAAGTGTGGCAGTGATGTAGTGAAGGTGAACTTTAATCTTAAACTTGAAAGCTGATCTTGGAAATATCAGTTGGACAAATAATTCGTGCTACAGGGTCcacttgcttgttttttttctggagcttcCAGCCACACCAACGTTTCACCCGTTTCATTATAGATATAATTTACCTGATGTAAGTTCCTTATAACATAAGGAAGCCTTATGAAGTGGGACGACCATGTCAATGATAAAAAGGAGCAGCgttaggtgtgtgtgtcagcccttGAAAAATACAGCCGTGTGCAGATATTTTAGtagaaaaagatgttttttattgtaaaataaaactgtgaaCAAACAGTTGTGAAGACCAGAAATCGTGGAGGGCTGATTAAAAGGTCACTCCAATGATTTAGTGCTGCTTCGTGACATTATCAGGGTTATTCTCTCAGACTTTAGAGAGCTCCCTGCagagccacaaaaaaaaaaaaaactattttcacaggctgagcagcACTCCCATGACAagtaaactgaacttcatgtgtaaaatcattgACCCCGCTAAGTAAGACAGATTTCCTAATAAGTTTAAATGTTAATCATTCATGGGCACACGATAGTTGTAAGGTTATTTTGTATGCAGCGTCCCCGCCACTAATCCGGCCGCCGAAGCAGCACAATGTGCTGAGAATAGCTATTATGTCAGGCATTTTTAATCTCCCATTTTGGAATGTCACTTGAGtgggaagtaacaaaaaaaaatcagacaaaggGCAAGACCCCTTTTGTCTAAGTTTGAATACAAGCTGCCGGACAGTGAATACAAGGCCTGTGCAGCTGAAACCTAATGAGCTGATTGTCTGAGCTCCAGTGTCAGCAGTTAGTTACTGTGTTCAAGTCAGTGATGTGAATCAGAACAGGAAACCTCTTTGTGATGTCTGCGGTGTAACACACAAGCAGCATGTGGACGTGAGCGTGCGTGTCTGcctgagtgtgtgggtgtgtgtgtgtgtgtgtgtcctaaaACACCTGAACGTGACCTCAAAACAACACTAATAACACATGGGCGCACACCAGCGTACTGCTGCACCTCAGCTGCACCTCGCTCTCTTTCTGTGGTCTCCAGCAGCCAAAACCAGGTCAGCCTACAAGAGCACCATCAACCTTCATCTCAGTGGAGATGCGTGGGTGTTAGGCCTTTAAACGGAAGACATTTTGATATGTCACAGTAGGAAGAGCACAGGTGTAAGTAATGAAATTAATGGTGGCTGAATTCTACTTAGCTGCTAATCCTGTTATTGTGTATGTTGGCCCACTGTCATGGCTTGTGAGGGCACTTGAATGGAAGAGCTCCATTGTTAACGTTATTaataacacctgtgcttttcctgccatgACAAGTCAAAATCCCTGAGGCTGCGGTCACACATGCGCGAAAGTAGTGCATGAGCAAATTTGCATCTTCACTTTGCCTGgagttcaactttggtgaaTTTTGATATGAATTTCGCCTCGACGGGTGAGGTTCATGGCCCGCCCACACAGGTGTTGCCACTTTTCTGCCCAATTAAACCTCTTCTCAGTCCTGAAAGGGCGTGTGCAGATCGCAtctccctcactctcctgtTCATTTTATTGCACCTGTTGGGGCGAAGCAGCCTACAACTTATTGGTGCTGGACGTCATTGACCTCATGTCATTCTCAGGCTCCACCCAACACACACCCGAGCAGGCGGCTAATTAGCCACTGAAAACACCTCTGTGGGTGTGCGGCTGAAATAAGATCTCATGGTACAGTAATGTTTCTGTGCAGAGATGActgaagtattcagatcctttacttaaagTGACACTATGTAACAGCAGAAATGGCACATTGTTCCCTTTATCAGTCTACAGCCAGGAACCCGGCTTGGcctggtatgaccagtagcttatggtgCCTAATGTTAGATAGTGTTTGCATAATATTGACATTACA
This window of the Chaetodon auriga isolate fChaAug3 chromosome 14, fChaAug3.hap1, whole genome shotgun sequence genome carries:
- the bahd1 gene encoding bromo adjacent homology domain-containing 1 protein, encoding MVKARRSQPVKCSKPPKEKASKEKGGGVKKGKERKNELRGKKRKDKKESHRHRKKTLAVGDGEALDCCVLLTRLEEKGVVGKEKDAPKMGKQKSVKVKKKLHSSSIQRRTKSGLKKTSTANQQALEPKINQSDALFMLPAAVFEPRRRRIASLNAEAVNSLLLYRDDSLTSNLSKKRQPSNEDPAKDSLAKTEHRGHKTKKVPPGGTVGTKERPKKQKRSAAEAQNIDWLTLFAPTPRRQAGLTAATLLKLTSAVYGTKRQKKMESKPGSGSEAASTTQDESSGKAVCGGTTLTKRTTHPKHEDQLKHRKQGTEDPVHSQLGSTIQGCCSLCKSEALDPEWKGATGGEECLKHALHCGSSLGFSLKTIKEEQVETEVSSCYCCSQERCVEYCHRLALFLEDKTFKEPEDGSLSEVFHHHHHHHHHHHHHLQSPHSVAHPAAITISPHTYTCFPGYYVHFSHPDNSPSPIPPLTLCPRSGKRPKLLPSTGPQPSGITHPVYCCTSVEACYGEPCRINGYSSYTSVIPAITRGGCSFSQTDCTTCNHGIKRDDYPSTINDHHSPSSIPICPSPRILTGCPIPTVPPAGQSVPHIQTPLSDPSQPQPLLQVAKECPQSAKSPSGSRSGARGTGSISSAVCPLNRDKKQKLSSASVGERTVAKQPKNGRQKTTNGWQPVGLPFQKEVFSVGEEALVLRKCFEGVQRDGELIRVRDTVLLKSGPRKKSLPYVAKISALWEEPESGELMMSLFWYYRPEHTQGGRNPSVHCENEIFASRHQDVNSVACIEDKCYVLTLAQYCRFCALVKRRRDRVRDSAASLVVPPVVGNAMPTHHCVPDDVDPELVFFCRHVYDFRYGRLLKNLQ